Part of the Nitrospirota bacterium genome, TGACATGGTACACCACGTCACACAGGCATTGAAGGCACATGTCATATTCAAGCGTGATGTGGATTATGTGGTAAAAGACGGCGAGGTACTTATTGTAGATGAATTTACAGGCAGACTCATGCCTGGGAGAAGATACAGTGACGGTCTCCATCAGGCGCTAGAGGCAAAGGAAAATGTCACTATAGCAAAGGAAAACCAGACCCTCGCAACCATTACATTCCAGAACTATTTCAGGCTCTACAATAAGCTGGCCGGTATGACCGGAACTGCTGATACAGAGGCTGAAGAGTTTCAAATGATATATAACCTCGAGGTTGTTGTTATTCCGCCTAACCGGAACATGATCCGTATTGATAACTCGGACCTGGTATATAAATCCGAGCGGGAAAAGTTTGATGCCATTGTTGAAGAGATAAAAGAACTGAATGAAAAGGGACAGCCGGCCCTGGTGGGAACTGTTTCTATAGAAAAATCAGAAAAGCTTTCAGCTCTGTTAAAGAAAAAGGGTATTAAACATACAGTCCTTAATGCAAAATTTCATGAACTTGAGGCAGAAATAGTCGCACAGGCCGGAAGAAAAGGCGTTGTAACTATTGCCACAAACATGGCCGGAAGAGGTACAGATATATTGTTGGGCGGTAACCCGGACTTTCTTGCAAAACATGAAATACTTAAGCATCAGGAAATCCCCCAGGAAGAAAAATTTAAGATTCATAATAAATATAAGGCACTTTGTGAAACGGAAAAGGCAGACGTTATAAAGCTCGGCGGCCTTCACATCCTAGGAACGGAAAGGCATGAGTCAAGGCGTATTGATAATCAGCTTCGCGGAAGGTCAGGCCGTCAGGGTGACCCCGGTTCCTCACGCTTTTATCTGTCTCTTGAAGATGATTTAATGCGCATCTTCGGTTCGGATAAAATAGCCTCATTGATGAACAGACTCGGCATGGAAGAAGGGACACCTATTGAACACAGGATGGTCAGCAAGGCCATAGAAGGTGCACAGAAAAAGGTTGAGGCACACAATTTTGATATAAGAAAGCACCTCATTGAGTATGATGATGTTATGAACCAGCAGAGAGAGGTCATATACGGCCAGAGGAGACAGATTCTTCAGGGAGAAGGTCTTGCTGACATGGTATCAGATATGGTAGATGACGTTCTGGACAACATGCTTGCTGTATACTGCGGAAAAGATACATATTCTGAGAATTGGGATATGAAGGGCCTGCTTGAATCACTTCACAGACAGTTCTCCCTTGAAATAAAAGATGACGAGTTAGATACCTCAAATAGCGGGGTGGACGGATTAAGGGAGATATTATTAGAGAAGATTCACCAGTTGTACAAAAATAAAGAGAATGAATATGGTCCTGAGGTTATGAAACAGCTTGAAAAGATAGTCCTCCTCCAGGTTGTTGATGCACAATGGAAGGACCACCTCCTCGGTATGGATCACCTGAAGGAGGGAATCGGATTAAGAGGTTACGGGCAGAAGGACCCGTTGAATGAATACAAGAGGGAAGGATTTGATCTATTTAATGATATGATAGCAAGAGTTAAATCAGAGACCCTTGAGAGGTTATTTAAGATACAATTGGTACGGGAAGAACCGGCAGCCCATGCACACGCACATGGGCATCAACATCAGCACCAGCATCAACACGCACCACATCATCAACCGGAAACCACAACACCTCAACCTATACATCAAGAATCACCTCAGCCGTTATATAAACTTGCTGATACACTACCTGATGAGTCGGGCCAGATGGCAGTGTCCGCGGCGAGTGACCCTGTACAACAAATAGATACCGTTAGTACTCCAATTCCTGCTGAACAGCCGGTTACCCAGAATCCTGCTGCAAGACCTGTACGCCGTGCTGTTCTTGCTCCTGTGATGCCTAAGCCCAAACCACAGGCTATGCACCTAAACAGAGGGGAATCCTCCGGTCCAAAACCTTCTCAGGCACACGCCCAAAAGGTCGGGCGTAATGACCCCTGTACATGCGGCAGCGGCAAAAAATATAAAAAATGTCACGGGGCTTAATAGTTACGGGATAGTCGGATGAACTTTCATGAGCGGGGCGCTCACAAAGGGAAATGAAAATAGTAAACAGTAAGCAGTGAGCAGTAAACAGGAAAGGCAGTCTTTATCTGCTAACTGCTTACTGCTTACTTGGGGTCATTTTCGGATGAACCCTCATGAACCGAGGGTTCACAAATGGCAATGAAAATCAGCTGGACAGTAATGTCCCGCCTATCCTCGTGAAATTGGATAGGCGGGGTTTTCTTACCCCGCCGGAGAGGATTTTTGAGTGAATCTGAAACAGGAAAACACAGAACTTAAATCAGTCCTGCAGCAGATGAAAAAAGAACTCTCCTTTTTCATAAGCGTTGGGAAAGCCCTGACATCCACACTTGAAGTTGATAAGGTATTAGATATCATTATGGAAAATGTACATAAACTGGTATCTTCCGAGTCATGGTCTCTTCTTTTGTCGGATGTAGAAAGAAATGACCTGTACTATGCAATAACAAAGGGCCGACAGATGGAGGGACAGAGCAGCCGCCGCATAACAAGCGGGAAAGGCATTGCAGGATGGGTCGCTGAAAATGGAAAGCCTTTGATTGTACATAATGTTCCCAACAGTAAACGCTTTTCAATTTATTACAAAGAACATAATAAGGGTTTTATCCCCAGAGATGTAATGTGCATTCCAATAATAAATAAAAAGAAGACCATCGGCGTCCTTGAGATAATCAATAAAAAGAACCGAACACCATTTACAAAAAAAGACAAAGAACTCATGCTGAAGTTGATAGACCAGGCTGCTATTGCAATTGAGCGATCCGACCTTTATCAAAGGATGGCAAATCTTGCTGTAACAGATGACCTCACAAAACTCTTTAATCTAAGGTATCTGTATAGGGCGCTTAATTCTGAGTTAAAAAGGAGCAGGAGATATAATTCAAGGTTTTCTGTGATTTTTCTTGATCTGGACTCATTCAAGCTTGTCAATGACAGACACGGGCATCTCGCCGGCAGTAAAACACTAGTTGAGGTAGCGGGGCTGTTATTAAATGCATTAAGAGATGTGGATATTATATCCCGTTACGGCGGTGATGAGTTCGTTATAGTATTACCTCATACTCCGGTTGATGTAGCCTTAAGTATTGCAAAACGTATCCAGGAAGATATTAATAATCATACGTTCCTCACTGACGATGGGTTGTGCCTGAGAATTACAGCGAGCTTTGGTATTGCAGGTTATCCTGAACACGCAAAAGACGAGATCGAACTCCTGAAATTATCCGACCAGGCCATGTACATGGCAAAAAGTCTGGGTAAGAACAGGGTTGTCCTTACCTCCACCGTCCCGGCATTAACCGACAAAAGCTGAAGAAGTTCAAACTGATGTCTGATGTCAATATTGGTCACGAAAACATGGGATGATCAAATGTGAATCTCCTCCTCTTGACGCCTTAGACTCCTGAGAGTAAAATGAAACTCAATTTTTCTATATTCCAAATAAAACAATAACAACTGATTCATCTTAATGTTTCCATTCTCTGAAGTAATCAAAGAAGTTATTTCTTCTAATAAAGTTCAAACAATCTCAGGCCTCTGGGGTTCTTCGAGGGACCTTTTTTTATCGCTGTTGTTTAAAGAGTTCAAGAGGTCAGTCGTTGTTATAACATCAACGCCGGAGAAGGCTGAACAATTATTAACTGACATCAGGTTTTATTCTTCCTGGTTATTTTCTTCAGATAATGACATTCGCTCACTCTCCCCCTCGCCCCCTCCCGTCAAAGTAAGGGGAATAAGTGCAGCACCCTCTGACAACATTCCTGTCTTCTTAATCCCTTTCTGGGAGCTGCTTCCTTATGACAATATTCCTCCCCATCCGGATATTATTAACAGCAGGATGTCTGCATATAATGCGTTATTAAATGGTGTTAACGGCATATATATAATTCCGGTACAATCACTGATGCTGCGGACTGCCTCTCCGGAATCCCTGATTGATTCAGTGATTGGTATACGGACAGGGATGCAGATTGAGCGGGATTCTTTTATTGAACATCTGGTCAGGTTCGGGTTTGAGCCTTCTGAGATTGTTACAGGACGCGGCTTCTTTAGTGTCAGGGGCGGGATTATTGATGTATTTTCACATGGAGAGGCATCCCCTGTTCGTATTGAATTATATGGTGATACGATTGAATCAATACGTACCTTTGACCCGGATAC contains:
- the secA gene encoding preprotein translocase subunit SecA, which produces MFGSIFKKIIGSRNDREIKRLQSTVDRINSLESSISALSDSSLRQKTDEFRSALAAGKTLDDILPEAFAVVREASKRVLGMRHFDVQLIGGMVLHEGKIAEMKTGEGKTLVATLPVYLNALPKKGVHVITVNDYLAKRDSQWMGEIYTFLGLTVGIIQHDMPDNERQIAYGSDVTYGTNNEYGFDYLRDNMKFDAAMFVQRELNYAIVDEVDSILIDEARTPLIISGSTDESTDKYYKINRIIPQLHETSDYTVEEKTRTVALTEEGNAKVEDLLGLSNLYDLSNIDMVHHVTQALKAHVIFKRDVDYVVKDGEVLIVDEFTGRLMPGRRYSDGLHQALEAKENVTIAKENQTLATITFQNYFRLYNKLAGMTGTADTEAEEFQMIYNLEVVVIPPNRNMIRIDNSDLVYKSEREKFDAIVEEIKELNEKGQPALVGTVSIEKSEKLSALLKKKGIKHTVLNAKFHELEAEIVAQAGRKGVVTIATNMAGRGTDILLGGNPDFLAKHEILKHQEIPQEEKFKIHNKYKALCETEKADVIKLGGLHILGTERHESRRIDNQLRGRSGRQGDPGSSRFYLSLEDDLMRIFGSDKIASLMNRLGMEEGTPIEHRMVSKAIEGAQKKVEAHNFDIRKHLIEYDDVMNQQREVIYGQRRQILQGEGLADMVSDMVDDVLDNMLAVYCGKDTYSENWDMKGLLESLHRQFSLEIKDDELDTSNSGVDGLREILLEKIHQLYKNKENEYGPEVMKQLEKIVLLQVVDAQWKDHLLGMDHLKEGIGLRGYGQKDPLNEYKREGFDLFNDMIARVKSETLERLFKIQLVREEPAAHAHAHGHQHQHQHQHAPHHQPETTTPQPIHQESPQPLYKLADTLPDESGQMAVSAASDPVQQIDTVSTPIPAEQPVTQNPAARPVRRAVLAPVMPKPKPQAMHLNRGESSGPKPSQAHAQKVGRNDPCTCGSGKKYKKCHGA
- a CDS encoding sensor domain-containing diguanylate cyclase, with product MNLKQENTELKSVLQQMKKELSFFISVGKALTSTLEVDKVLDIIMENVHKLVSSESWSLLLSDVERNDLYYAITKGRQMEGQSSRRITSGKGIAGWVAENGKPLIVHNVPNSKRFSIYYKEHNKGFIPRDVMCIPIINKKKTIGVLEIINKKNRTPFTKKDKELMLKLIDQAAIAIERSDLYQRMANLAVTDDLTKLFNLRYLYRALNSELKRSRRYNSRFSVIFLDLDSFKLVNDRHGHLAGSKTLVEVAGLLLNALRDVDIISRYGGDEFVIVLPHTPVDVALSIAKRIQEDINNHTFLTDDGLCLRITASFGIAGYPEHAKDEIELLKLSDQAMYMAKSLGKNRVVLTSTVPALTDKS